The nucleotide sequence AAAACATTGAAAATCGGAATCTTCCCCAGTTACAGAAAAGAAGGCGCCGAAGCGGTGATGAATCAGATCCTCGATTACTTGGAGAATCAGACGATCCGTCCTGTTGAGGTCAATGTCTATGATTGTCGCATGAACAAAAACGAGGAGCGCATCGATCTCGATGTTGCGATCCCTGTCGGCGGTGACGGTACGCTTATCGGTGTGGCACGTTATCTGGCAAACGATGATGTTCTTTTATGCGGTATCAATATGGGAACGCTCGGTTTTCTTACCGATATTGAGCGCGGTGAGATCGAAGAAAAGCTGGCGCAGATACTCAAGGAAGAATATACGGTAGAAGAACGTATGATGCTTTCGGTATCGGTTAGACGAGATGGCGTAGTCACGCCTATTGCAACAGCAATGAACGATGTCGTTGTAAAAGGTAGTATGACAATGATGCATTTCAATCTGCGGATAGACGATTTTTTGATGGAAAAATATATGGCAGACGGTATTATCGTAGCAACGCCGACAGGCTCGACGGGATATTCTCTTTCGGCGGGCGGTCCGATCGTCAATCCGAATCTCAATCTCATCATCGTAACACCTGTTTGTCCGCATACGCTCAAATCGCGGCCGATGGTCATTTCGCATCGTGAAAAGGTATGCCTTACCGTGCTCGATACGAAAGCGGGCGTGCGATGCACGGTCGACGGACAAGTTACCAAACCGCTTCTTACGGGTGACGAGATATTGATCGAAGAATCGCCTTGCAAGATGAAGTTTTTGAAATTCTATGATAAAAATTATTATGCAACGTTCAAAAGTAAATTGGAACGGAGTAATTGATATGCAACGGATCAATAGCAAAACCCTGGCACATATGATGCTGATGCCGATACTCGGTTCGGCAAAATGCGTTGTCGATGCGACGGCAGGCAATGGACATGATACGGTATTTTTAGCAGAACACAGCAGTGATGATTGTGCTGTGTATGCGTTTGATATTCAACAGGATGCGCTCGATTCCGCAAAACGACTTGCCGAAGAGCGAGGCGTGGCAGAAAAGGTGCATCTTGTGCTTGATAGTCATGAGAATGTTGGATC is from Selenomonadales bacterium and encodes:
- a CDS encoding NAD(+)/NADH kinase, whose translation is KTLKIGIFPSYRKEGAEAVMNQILDYLENQTIRPVEVNVYDCRMNKNEERIDLDVAIPVGGDGTLIGVARYLANDDVLLCGINMGTLGFLTDIERGEIEEKLAQILKEEYTVEERMMLSVSVRRDGVVTPIATAMNDVVVKGSMTMMHFNLRIDDFLMEKYMADGIIVATPTGSTGYSLSAGGPIVNPNLNLIIVTPVCPHTLKSRPMVISHREKVCLTVLDTKAGVRCTVDGQVTKPLLTGDEILIEESPCKMKFLKFYDKNYYATFKSKLERSN